In a genomic window of Arcticibacter tournemirensis:
- a CDS encoding beta-L-arabinofuranosidase domain-containing protein produces MHRILLHATLFVTFLIQSVNTAKAQNGDQILDGIGETGLSARYVFNGDVKDWSRNNFHAKAHGAGVNFVNDSRFGKVLSLPGDNSSFVTLPGGVFTDIESLSISCWVYMRSKQAGQRLFDFGKDATRHFFAAPLGIKAQAGFYAVISTGGDSKNEAVAPAIEVNKWVHLSIVIDVPSKYMITYVDSKPVAQTKNIPLELTTVFGERSEEKRLLYIGRSLLPGEPGLAAMIHDFRVYRVPLSRRQIAGIYNNSPGGINENTVNTTAKREDDLPAFPSGRAQLYNTYLVNVPDVQVETEAGSLPRLPGYIRGTYQSGKKGPEVRVIWPAAIDNTAVLKPGQYTVTGRIAGTAFQPKALVTVKEPGKSATPGLKLETFALDRVSLQTDAHGHATKFIENRDKFIKTLAQTDPNSFLYMFRHAFGQKQPEGAKPLGVWDSQDTKLRGHATGHYLTAIAQAYASTGYDKTLQANFSAKMEYMVNSLYELAQLSGRAKEAGAPYVSDPAAVPQGPGKSEYDSDLSNTGIRTDYWNWGKGFISAYPPDQFIMLEKGAKYGSQKSQIWAPYYTLHKILAGLIDVYEVSGNKKALAIATGMSDWVYVRLSKLPTETLIKMWNTYIAGEFGGMNESMAHLYRITANPNYLKTAQLFDNIKVFFGDEAHSHGLAKNVDTFRGLHANQHIPQIVGSIEMYRVSQNPEYYKVADNFWYKAVNDYMYSIGGVAGARNPANAECFIAQPATLYENGFSEGGQNETCATYNMLKLTGDLFLFDQRAELMDYYERGLYNHILASVAKDSPANTYHVPLRPGSVKQFGNADMTGFTCCNGTAIESSTKLQSAIYFKSKDNQALYVNLYIPSTLKWTERKVTVEQTTNFPEEDKTRLTIKGSGKFDIHVRVPGWATNGFFVKINGKEQQLHALPGSYLKIARSWKDGDIIELKMPFQFHLDPVMDQQNIASLFYGPILLAVQEPEARKEWRKVSLDADDISRSIKGNPQQLEFTINDVVFKPFYETYGRHSVYVDVTLK; encoded by the coding sequence ATGCACAGAATATTATTGCATGCCACGCTTTTTGTTACTTTTTTGATCCAGAGTGTTAACACCGCTAAGGCGCAAAATGGCGATCAGATATTAGATGGAATTGGTGAAACAGGATTGAGCGCACGTTATGTGTTCAACGGAGATGTGAAAGACTGGTCGCGTAATAATTTTCATGCGAAAGCCCATGGTGCCGGAGTTAACTTTGTCAATGATAGCCGCTTCGGGAAAGTTTTGTCGCTCCCGGGAGATAATTCTTCCTTCGTTACACTTCCGGGTGGTGTATTTACAGATATAGAATCGCTAAGTATATCGTGCTGGGTATACATGCGCTCAAAGCAGGCCGGCCAGCGGCTCTTTGATTTCGGAAAGGATGCTACCAGGCATTTTTTTGCCGCACCTCTGGGGATCAAAGCCCAGGCGGGCTTCTATGCTGTAATCTCCACAGGAGGGGATAGTAAAAATGAGGCGGTGGCTCCGGCTATAGAAGTGAATAAGTGGGTCCATCTTTCGATAGTTATAGATGTCCCATCAAAATATATGATTACGTACGTGGATAGTAAGCCTGTGGCTCAGACTAAAAACATCCCTCTGGAGTTAACAACGGTGTTTGGTGAGCGGTCGGAGGAGAAAAGACTACTGTATATCGGGAGATCCTTATTGCCGGGAGAGCCCGGACTTGCTGCCATGATCCATGATTTTCGTGTGTATCGTGTTCCGCTGAGCAGACGACAGATTGCCGGAATTTATAACAATTCACCAGGCGGCATCAACGAAAATACAGTAAACACAACTGCTAAGCGTGAGGATGATCTGCCAGCATTTCCTTCGGGCCGGGCGCAGCTCTATAATACTTATTTAGTTAATGTGCCTGACGTGCAGGTAGAAACCGAAGCGGGAAGTTTGCCGCGATTACCCGGTTATATACGAGGTACATACCAAAGCGGAAAGAAAGGCCCTGAAGTACGTGTGATCTGGCCTGCGGCAATCGACAATACCGCCGTTTTGAAACCGGGGCAATATACTGTTACAGGGCGTATTGCGGGAACGGCTTTTCAACCTAAGGCGCTGGTAACTGTAAAGGAGCCTGGTAAATCAGCCACGCCCGGTTTAAAGCTGGAGACTTTTGCACTGGACAGAGTTTCTCTGCAAACTGATGCTCATGGTCATGCAACGAAGTTTATCGAGAATCGTGACAAATTTATCAAAACACTGGCGCAGACAGATCCTAACTCTTTTCTCTATATGTTCCGCCATGCCTTTGGTCAGAAACAACCCGAAGGAGCAAAGCCTTTGGGGGTATGGGATAGTCAGGATACCAAATTAAGAGGCCATGCTACAGGACATTACCTTACAGCAATAGCACAGGCTTATGCCAGTACGGGTTATGACAAGACACTTCAGGCGAATTTCTCCGCAAAGATGGAGTATATGGTAAATTCGCTTTACGAGTTAGCACAATTATCAGGAAGGGCTAAAGAAGCAGGTGCCCCGTATGTGTCTGATCCTGCCGCCGTGCCGCAAGGCCCCGGAAAATCAGAATATGATTCAGATCTCAGTAACACTGGCATCCGAACTGATTACTGGAACTGGGGAAAGGGGTTTATCAGCGCTTACCCTCCGGACCAGTTCATCATGCTGGAAAAAGGGGCGAAGTATGGAAGTCAGAAGAGCCAGATTTGGGCACCCTATTATACATTACATAAGATTTTAGCTGGCCTGATAGACGTTTATGAAGTGAGCGGTAACAAAAAAGCGCTTGCGATAGCTACTGGTATGAGTGACTGGGTATATGTACGGCTAAGTAAGCTGCCGACTGAGACACTGATAAAGATGTGGAATACGTACATTGCAGGGGAGTTCGGCGGCATGAATGAGTCGATGGCTCATCTGTACCGGATCACTGCTAATCCCAATTATCTCAAGACAGCTCAGTTATTCGATAATATCAAAGTGTTCTTCGGCGACGAGGCTCATTCGCACGGACTGGCCAAAAATGTAGATACTTTCCGTGGCTTGCACGCCAATCAGCATATTCCCCAGATAGTAGGGAGTATCGAAATGTACCGTGTATCGCAGAATCCCGAATATTACAAGGTAGCCGATAATTTTTGGTACAAAGCGGTCAACGATTATATGTACAGCATTGGAGGAGTAGCAGGAGCACGTAATCCCGCCAATGCTGAATGTTTTATTGCTCAGCCGGCAACGCTGTATGAAAATGGCTTCTCTGAAGGAGGGCAGAACGAAACCTGTGCTACATATAATATGCTAAAATTGACCGGCGACCTGTTTCTCTTTGATCAGCGTGCAGAGTTAATGGACTACTATGAGCGAGGCCTCTATAATCATATTCTGGCTTCTGTAGCTAAAGATAGTCCCGCCAATACCTATCACGTGCCCCTCAGGCCGGGATCTGTTAAACAATTCGGTAATGCTGATATGACAGGCTTTACGTGTTGCAATGGTACCGCAATAGAAAGTAGTACCAAGCTGCAAAGTGCCATTTATTTTAAAAGTAAGGATAATCAGGCGCTTTATGTGAATCTTTATATACCCTCGACGTTAAAATGGACGGAGCGAAAGGTGACAGTTGAGCAGACAACAAATTTTCCGGAAGAAGATAAAACCCGTTTGACTATCAAGGGTAGCGGAAAGTTCGATATACATGTGCGTGTGCCTGGCTGGGCAACCAACGGGTTTTTTGTAAAGATTAACGGTAAAGAACAACAGCTCCATGCTCTGCCGGGCAGTTACCTGAAAATAGCCCGTTCGTGGAAAGATGGTGATATTATAGAATTGAAAATGCCCTTTCAGTTCCATCTGGATCCGGTTATGGACCAGCAGAACATAGCCAGCTTGTTTTATGGACCGATACTGCTGGCCGTCCAGGAGCCCGAAGCAAGAAAGGAATGGCGTAAAGTAAGCCTGGATGCCGACGATATAAGTAGGTCAATAAAGGGCAATCCCCAGCAACTGGAGTTCACCATTAATGACGTGGTTTTTAAACCATTTTATGAAACTTATGGTCGTCATTCAGTCTACGTGGATGTTACGTTAAAATAG
- a CDS encoding helix-turn-helix transcriptional regulator, with amino-acid sequence MHFIVDWALCGLNFILLVSGFILWCNSSQERFRKRLLGTVFFIMGWHVLFVLLQKTGLLANYAFILRTVAPFYYLVPPLLFFYARSFYFGETHFRPGDWRHGLLFLFSLADLIPYWIFTPLQVKYHDAQMILQDESAIVVVARGLLMPAASHYILRMVVWPVYVFFQCRLMFRMEDKFSLNGISRKPLFVTILSVMLCFCNIIASSALLLEGYQYAPGIAADVVENTMLFFLAGAMVLSGYIFSTPDFLYGAARAESFSTENYVVKEEQRSEVATAVTKPKECHLAAGMIEQLDELMAQTGMFRIKGIKIADVAHSLGVNPYQLSQALNSHSGQRFTDYINEKRITYVKAQICGEAGWKKFSIEGLAADAGFSSRTPFYAAFRKLTGLTPSEYIDIVMRERKGGNDAL; translated from the coding sequence ATGCATTTTATTGTTGATTGGGCCCTTTGTGGCCTTAACTTTATATTGCTGGTCAGCGGCTTTATATTATGGTGCAATTCCTCTCAAGAACGTTTCAGGAAACGGTTACTGGGAACGGTGTTTTTCATAATGGGATGGCATGTATTGTTTGTTTTGCTGCAAAAAACGGGGTTGTTAGCCAATTATGCTTTCATCCTGCGTACGGTTGCACCCTTTTATTACCTGGTTCCACCCTTACTGTTTTTTTATGCACGCAGCTTTTATTTTGGAGAAACTCACTTCAGACCAGGTGACTGGCGTCACGGCCTGCTTTTTTTGTTTTCGTTAGCAGATCTGATTCCTTATTGGATCTTTACCCCCCTGCAGGTGAAATATCATGATGCCCAGATGATCCTTCAGGATGAATCAGCTATTGTTGTTGTTGCCAGAGGGTTGTTGATGCCTGCTGCTTCACATTATATTTTGCGTATGGTCGTCTGGCCTGTATATGTTTTTTTTCAGTGCAGGTTAATGTTTCGGATGGAGGACAAATTCAGCTTGAACGGTATATCCCGGAAGCCGCTATTTGTTACAATATTAAGTGTGATGCTGTGTTTCTGTAATATTATCGCAAGCAGCGCCTTGTTATTGGAAGGGTATCAATATGCACCGGGGATCGCAGCCGATGTCGTAGAGAATACGATGCTGTTTTTTTTGGCTGGCGCTATGGTATTGTCAGGTTACATCTTTTCGACTCCCGATTTTTTGTACGGCGCTGCCCGCGCGGAATCTTTCTCAACAGAAAACTATGTCGTTAAAGAGGAGCAGAGGAGCGAGGTGGCGACGGCTGTAACAAAACCAAAAGAATGCCATTTAGCTGCCGGCATGATTGAACAACTCGATGAACTTATGGCGCAAACGGGTATGTTCCGGATAAAAGGGATTAAAATCGCTGATGTGGCTCATTCCCTCGGAGTGAATCCTTACCAATTATCGCAAGCCCTAAATTCGCATTCGGGGCAGCGCTTTACCGATTATATCAATGAAAAGCGAATAACGTATGTGAAAGCTCAGATTTGCGGAGAAGCCGGCTGGAAGAAGTTTAGTATTGAAGGACTGGCGGCCGACGCCGGCTTTTCTTCCCGTACCCCCTTTTACGCTGCTTTCAGGAAATTGACTGGACTTACACCTTCGGAGTATATAGATATTGTAATGAGAGAACGAAAAGGCGGGAACGACGCGCTCTAA
- a CDS encoding DUF3863 domain-containing protein translates to MNHTCLKQIVYKDLVLPLFILFISVASFSARAGDVPLTLKGNRFVTFCIMIRTTPWEVSRDVKLHPRDEASWHTLDGVRSLREAFAKNNPDGRLTWGFTLNALEDQRQNYREIREYVVECQKKYHDEISYFPGYFPAMYLPRERINREMSEAIQIISKLAGNGYRPQSIIGGFLSADNLKYLAEKENIHTAHAVIWSQHNIDGGGADGSPSYPFYPSSEHFCKPAQGKKDFIDCVNLDGWTMDFLCARRSGSIGHGIEGYNSRRGVGPIETYIGWGLDLGHREVMHTQSIHFDKGFELNNFGWVTNIWEAQLVHEVGKKFICKALEMWVTDTKKRWPDTHFVTFGEFGEIWRKENKSNDDWNYKFEERGSGLGDSYNNLEIKWFMNKSFRLALLRDWHNNTAAHVIDFTRYDLKAQEPADPTPQKPAKDWSLMNRINQKGLREQDKPKLLKELEETDQLLIKKYYPELFTE, encoded by the coding sequence ATGAATCATACCTGTTTAAAACAAATTGTATATAAGGACCTCGTACTGCCTCTGTTCATTTTATTCATATCCGTTGCATCATTTAGTGCCAGAGCCGGCGATGTCCCCCTTACATTAAAAGGCAACAGGTTTGTAACGTTCTGTATAATGATAAGGACCACTCCGTGGGAAGTCTCGAGGGATGTGAAGCTTCATCCCCGCGATGAAGCCAGCTGGCATACGCTTGATGGAGTACGATCATTAAGAGAGGCCTTCGCCAAAAACAACCCGGATGGAAGGCTTACCTGGGGCTTCACCTTAAATGCACTGGAAGATCAACGACAGAACTATCGTGAAATACGCGAATATGTCGTCGAATGTCAGAAGAAGTATCACGACGAAATCTCATATTTCCCCGGCTATTTTCCAGCTATGTATCTTCCCCGTGAAAGGATAAACCGCGAGATGTCCGAGGCAATACAGATTATTTCGAAGTTAGCAGGGAATGGTTATCGTCCTCAGTCAATCATCGGTGGCTTCTTGTCGGCCGATAACTTAAAATACCTTGCCGAAAAAGAAAATATCCATACCGCTCATGCCGTCATCTGGAGTCAGCACAATATAGACGGAGGGGGAGCAGATGGTTCTCCATCCTATCCTTTTTATCCATCTTCAGAGCATTTTTGCAAACCGGCCCAAGGGAAAAAAGACTTTATCGACTGCGTAAACCTTGACGGCTGGACAATGGACTTCCTTTGTGCCCGGCGCAGCGGATCTATCGGTCATGGGATTGAAGGGTATAACAGTCGCCGGGGCGTTGGTCCAATCGAAACGTATATAGGCTGGGGGCTTGATTTAGGTCATCGCGAGGTGATGCATACACAGTCTATTCACTTTGACAAGGGATTTGAACTGAACAACTTTGGATGGGTAACCAACATCTGGGAGGCTCAACTGGTACATGAGGTTGGAAAAAAATTCATCTGCAAGGCTCTTGAAATGTGGGTTACGGATACAAAGAAACGTTGGCCTGATACCCATTTCGTAACCTTCGGGGAATTCGGCGAGATCTGGAGAAAGGAAAACAAATCAAATGACGACTGGAATTATAAATTTGAAGAACGCGGGTCAGGGCTGGGCGATTCATATAATAATCTTGAAATAAAATGGTTTATGAACAAATCGTTCCGGTTAGCCTTGTTACGCGACTGGCACAATAACACGGCAGCGCATGTAATCGATTTTACCAGGTATGATCTGAAAGCTCAGGAGCCGGCTGACCCTACACCGCAAAAACCGGCGAAGGACTGGAGCCTTATGAACAGGATAAATCAAAAGGGACTGCGGGAACAGGATAAGCCTAAGCTTCTGAAGGAACTTGAAGAAACTGATCAGTTACTTATAAAAAAGTACTATCCTGAATTATTTACGGAATAG
- a CDS encoding GH92 family glycosyl hydrolase translates to MTKKSAFTFLFILSFASLLAKAQNVKPGKEPVDYVNPYIGNISHLLVPTYPTIHLPNSLLRVYPERADFTGNQVSGLPVIVTSHRGASAFNLSPYLGEESGLNNVVNYGYDNEIVKPYFYQVDLDDYGINVQFAPSHQSAIYQIAFPNSEKQAYLILNSRNGEMKVDGNTVSGYQSLGNNTRVFVYMETDLKPVLTGILTAQKLNSDIKAASGKDACVALKYPSNTKQIKVRYGISFISIEQAKRNLQREIKDYNIEKVAGAGRSIWNKTLNKIAIEGDNENQKTVFYTSLYRTYERMICISEDGKYFSAFDGKVHDDKGLPFYTDDWIWDTYRATHPLRAIIEPEKEQHMINSFIRMAEQMENFWMPTFPEINGDSRRMNSNHGVATVIDAYNKGLRGFDLEKAYLACKNAITQKTLAPWSPKKAGALDSFYKEHGYIPALPPGEQETIPEVHSWEKRQPVAVTLGTVYDEWCLSKIAKILGKENDAAYFAQRSLNYHKVFNTETKFFHPKDKDGKFIEPFDYRFSGGIGAREAYDENNGWVYRWDVQHNIGDLVKMMGGRDSFVNELERMYSTPLGKGRPDFHHMFGDHTGIVGQYSMGNEPSMHIPYLYNYGGQPWRTQKRVRSLLTQWFRNDLMGIPGDEDGGGLTSFVVFSSLGFYPITPGLPMYVIGAPMFKNAKIDIGNGKTFEVSCLNYSPENKFIQSAKLNGKVWNKSWFSHKELMRGGKLEFVMGKHPNKLWASTEDALPPSFSMPD, encoded by the coding sequence ATGACCAAAAAAAGTGCATTCACTTTCTTATTTATATTGTCTTTCGCCAGCCTGCTGGCCAAAGCTCAAAATGTGAAACCTGGCAAAGAGCCGGTGGATTACGTAAATCCATACATTGGCAATATCAGTCATTTGCTTGTCCCCACGTATCCAACTATACACCTTCCAAACAGCCTGCTGCGTGTTTATCCCGAAAGAGCAGACTTTACAGGAAACCAGGTCAGTGGCCTACCCGTCATTGTAACCAGTCACCGGGGAGCATCGGCCTTTAACTTAAGCCCTTACCTGGGTGAAGAAAGTGGTTTGAATAACGTGGTAAATTATGGTTACGACAATGAAATTGTGAAACCTTATTTCTATCAGGTTGACCTCGACGACTACGGAATTAATGTACAATTTGCGCCCTCTCATCAGTCAGCTATCTACCAGATCGCTTTTCCTAACTCAGAAAAGCAGGCTTACCTGATCCTTAACTCGCGTAACGGCGAAATGAAGGTAGATGGAAATACTGTCAGCGGTTATCAGTCGCTGGGGAACAACACAAGGGTGTTTGTTTACATGGAGACCGATTTAAAGCCCGTCCTTACAGGGATTCTAACCGCACAAAAACTAAATTCGGATATAAAAGCAGCAAGTGGAAAAGACGCCTGCGTCGCATTGAAATATCCTTCGAATACAAAGCAGATAAAGGTAAGGTATGGTATTTCTTTTATCAGCATTGAGCAGGCAAAACGAAACCTGCAGCGCGAAATCAAAGATTACAATATTGAAAAAGTAGCCGGTGCAGGGAGAAGTATATGGAATAAAACCCTGAATAAAATAGCAATAGAGGGCGACAATGAAAATCAGAAGACCGTATTTTATACCTCGCTGTATCGCACTTACGAACGCATGATCTGCATTTCCGAAGATGGCAAGTACTTCAGCGCTTTCGACGGAAAGGTACACGACGATAAAGGCCTTCCATTTTATACTGACGACTGGATTTGGGACACCTACCGGGCAACTCATCCTCTGCGTGCCATCATTGAACCCGAAAAAGAGCAGCATATGATCAATTCGTTTATTCGGATGGCTGAACAGATGGAAAATTTTTGGATGCCTACATTTCCGGAAATCAACGGTGACAGCAGGAGAATGAACTCAAATCACGGCGTGGCTACCGTTATTGACGCATACAACAAAGGATTGAGAGGCTTCGACCTGGAAAAGGCGTACCTTGCATGCAAAAACGCAATCACACAAAAAACACTGGCACCATGGTCGCCAAAGAAAGCCGGGGCGCTCGACAGCTTCTATAAGGAACATGGCTACATCCCGGCTTTACCTCCCGGCGAGCAGGAAACCATTCCCGAAGTTCACTCCTGGGAAAAACGTCAGCCGGTAGCCGTTACCCTCGGTACTGTTTACGACGAGTGGTGCTTATCGAAAATTGCAAAGATTCTGGGGAAGGAAAATGATGCTGCCTACTTTGCGCAGCGAAGTCTCAATTATCATAAGGTGTTTAACACCGAAACAAAGTTCTTTCACCCTAAAGACAAAGACGGAAAATTTATAGAACCATTCGATTACAGATTTTCAGGCGGCATCGGCGCACGCGAGGCTTACGACGAGAACAACGGGTGGGTATACCGCTGGGATGTACAGCATAATATAGGCGACCTCGTAAAGATGATGGGCGGCAGGGATTCTTTCGTTAACGAACTGGAACGGATGTACAGTACCCCTCTTGGCAAAGGAAGGCCTGATTTTCATCACATGTTCGGCGACCATACAGGGATCGTCGGCCAATACTCAATGGGCAACGAACCAAGTATGCACATTCCTTACTTATATAATTACGGAGGGCAGCCCTGGAGAACACAAAAACGTGTTCGCTCGTTATTAACTCAGTGGTTCAGGAACGATTTAATGGGAATACCCGGCGACGAAGATGGCGGAGGCTTAACTTCATTTGTGGTTTTTTCCTCTTTGGGATTTTATCCTATAACTCCCGGCTTACCGATGTATGTAATAGGAGCGCCGATGTTCAAAAATGCCAAAATAGATATCGGCAATGGAAAGACCTTCGAAGTGTCGTGTTTAAACTATTCACCCGAAAATAAGTTCATTCAATCTGCTAAACTTAACGGGAAGGTCTGGAACAAATCCTGGTTTTCACACAAGGAACTAATGCGGGGAGGCAAGCTTGAGTTTGTTATGGGAAAACATCCCAATAAGCTCTGGGCCTCAACTGAAGATGCCTTACCCCCTTCTTTTAGCATGCCGGATTAA